TGATCCCTCTGTATATCTAGAGCCATCAGAAAGGAGCAACTCCTCCAAATTAATCAAGTTAGAGAGATTAGGGACCAACAGTAGCGAGCGAGATTCAACACGTAAGCAGATCAAGCTTGTGGGAAGCTCGGGCAACTCTTGAATCTCGTGGCATCTACTTAAGTCCAGTTTTTGGAGGCAAGGAAGCATGTTGATTATGCTGGGCATGGTGTCTATTCGTGTACCTGATAAGTTTAAGATTCTCAACGAGAGCAAGTTGCCTACTTCATTAGGAATTTTGCCTTCTAACTCTTCACAGCGCTCAGCATGAATCTCTTCAAGATTATCCAACATTCCAATAGCACTAGGCAACTTCCACCCTTTTCCAGTTAATATAGGTATCATCTTACACGAAAAATCCAACAAACGCAGTGATCTCAGCTTTCCAATGGAGATAGGAAGCTCTCTGATCTTAGTGCTAATCAGTGAGAAAGACTCGAGCTTCACTAACGCTTCGATAGAGTCTGGAAGTTCGGTGATTGGCATTCTTGATACATTGAGAGTCGACAAACATTTGAGTCTACAGATTGAATCAGGTAAGCTTGTAACTCTCATGTTTGATAGATACAACTCCGTCAAGGACGCTAACTTACCAATTGAGTCAGGAAGTTTGCTCACCCTATAGCAATCCGTCAAAGAGAAGCGCTTTAGTTTCTCTAGCCCTCCAATTTCTTTAGGCAACTCTTCAAGACGCAAGCAGCCGTTTATATTCAAGTCTATCAGATACTTCAGCCTTCCAATTGAACAGTCAATTTCTGTCAAATTGTCACATCTTTCAAGTGTCAACCTCTCTAACATCAAGCACTTGGAGAAGTCTGGAGTTCTGGTAATGCCAAAGCACCATTTGAGAGCTAGAACCTTTAATTTGGTTGCCATCTACACAAGGAAATTATATTTCAGATGGAAACTATTAGACATATTTATAAGGAAAATTAGAGTAGAAGTAATAAACACATAAGAGAAGATACCTTGAAAAAGCTCCACACCTCCGAATCATCTGTAAAGTGATTGTCAGAAAGTTCAAGAACAACTATATTTCTTGAATGCATATTGACAGCCCAAAAACTTTGCGGAGGAGAATGCCAAGAAAACCATACTATCTTTGAAAGGCATTCCGAGAAATCTCCAACAAAGGTTGTGTTACATAACTTTAGGAACCTCAAACTTCCAAACCTTTCAAGCTGTTCATTTGTGATCAAGTTCGGAGAAGCCTTTCCATCTAGATCAAATGCTTGAACCTTCTTCTTACTCTGCCAATGAATTGTATGTAAACATCCATTAATTATCAGCTATGTTTCTTTTGTCACATATAAAGATACGTTGCTCAATAGAAAAAGCAATCTatgtaaaattttctaattgcaAACTAGTAATTCTTCATACTTTACCTCTTTCGTTCTCAATATTTCGAGGATGTCTTTGCTTATCCACAACCTACTACGCTCTCCAGGGTCTGTCAAGCTTTCTTTATGAACCATTTCTCTTCCAAGATCTCTGagttggtcatgcatccaaaattTATTGTTATCCAATATCTTTATCGGGGACAAGCTAATAAGGACATCAATTCCGCCTTCGGGGAAAAACCGACAGTCAGTCCACATATAAATTGCATTAGTCTTATCCTCATTAATGAAAAAGCATGCAATGTCGAGAAAAATCTGTTGCTGATAATCGTCTAGCATGTCATAGCTAATCTTCAACTTCCTCTGGACCTCCTTCTCCGGCATTTCTCTTAACTTGTCCAACGTCTCACTCCATATTGCTTTGGGCTTTTGATAGAGGAGTGAACCTATCACTTCAAGAGCCAAAGGAAGCCCTCCAGTAGTGGAGACGATAGCCCTAGCAAGGACGTGTTGATCATCTGAAGGAGAGAGTCCACCGAAGGCGTGCCTTTCGAAAAGCTGGAGTGCATGATTAAAATTCAGCTCCTCCATCGGATAAGGTAGAACTGTATACTTAAATCCCTTAATAGGCAGCACGCTTCTATCCCTAGTGGTAACAATTATCCTCGTTCCTGGATGCAGACTGTATTTTCCTAGTAGTTTCTCGATTTGTTCACCCCTGTCAATGTCATCAAGAACTATGAGGACCCTCTTATTGCAAAGTATTTCTCCGGTCCTCCTCATGCCATAATCTGTGTCGGGAATTTTTTCTATTGCCCTAGAATGAACAATGTCCGACAGCAATTTCTCCTGCAACTTGACTAAGCCATCCTTCTTCGACTCTTCTCGAATGTCTTCAAGGAAGCTGCATCGCTTTCCAAACTGTGGAGTTAGTTGGTTGAAGATGACCTTGGCAAGTGTTGTTTTACCGATACCACCCATTCCATGAATTTTGATGAGCCGCACGTCACCAGAGTCAATGTCTAGTAATTTCATGACATCTTCTACCAGACCAGTGAGTCCAACTAAACGTTCAGTCACGGGTTTATGCTTTATCTTCAACTTATCCAAAACCTCTTCAACAACCCATTTGATAAGTTGTCCCTGGCTGTAAAAAGAAAAGCCCTTCTATCAaattaatgaggaaaaaaagataacaaaatttTCAGGATGGGAATTGATCTAACTATATGCAAATGCATCTGATTAGAGTTCCAGCCAGATGCAATGCTTTCTCAAATGTTCCATGGATCTGTGATTTGGTATGTTGGATAAATTGACGTATCTTCCAATCACCTATTCTCAGAAAATCTCATAATTGCAGCTCAAGACAGAGCAATAAAGGGCAAACAACATAAGTTTCCCCAAACATAATAGTTAAGAGTAATGAATTCCTCAGAATCTGGTAGAAGAACTATGTTCTTGAAAGATATTAGAGAAAGTACAGTTATTTGCCCCGAGAATCTATTTTCATGATCAAGTAGAAGTTATATTAAGAACTGAAGATAAACAAACAGTGATATGATATTGGGCTCTTTTTTCccctaaatgaaaaaaaaaaaaagagttttaagGATTTGAAAGGAGTTTACCCTTCATCCTTCTTCAAGTTCCATCCCTTGATTTCATCTACCTTCACAAGAGCCTTTCGCCGTGCCTTCACTTCTTCAGGGAACCTCTTCTCGTGTTCTAGAAGGGAATCCTTATACAATGATGTTTTCAGCTTCACATCATCAGGTTCCACATCGAAGAAAATGGGAAGTATCTTCTTCTTAATACCCTCAGATTTATTAGACACATCTGTGTTCTCTACTATCCTGGCGATCTCGCGGAGGCACCATTTACTGGTAGCATAATTTTGAGAAAAGACAGGTATGTAGAGTATGGAGTCGTCGATAGCCCGAAGCAGCTCTCCACCAATGACTTCCCCAACACGGAGTTCATCTTCGTCCCTAAAGACGCGGATTCCCGCACCTACCAAGGCGTGGTAGAGGCAGTCGGTGAATCCATAACGAGTGTCTGCTCCTCTAAAACTCAGGAACACTTGATACTCACCTCCTGGTGCACCAACGCTGCTCGTTCTGGCCTCTAGGTTCGCCATGAGAGCTTGTTTTACCAGATATATCTGTCCCAGAAGTCGCTATAGAAGAATTATAGGTGTGTGGATACCTAAGCTGAGAGCTAGATAGCTTCAATATAGACAACCAAGTGAAAGTCACCAGTATTATATAGTTGAAGCATTAATGCAGACAAAAATGTTTGGTTTGCTTAATCAAGATCATGATATTTCTGTTTCTCAGTATTCAATGTTTTAAGACTGGCGTTGGCAGTATATCAGCCGGTCAAGGGGTTCATCAGTAATTATGCTCCTGTTCAGGAAAAGAGGTTTACCCATAGAATCGATGGCTTTGAATAAAGTGGGCAGGTCTTTGAAAATTCTATTTACTCCTTGGAAGAAGGAAACGCAATTGGTGCTTTCCAAGAATCCAATGTGGAGTGGCTCTGAGTCTTCGCTTCTTTCACATGCGACCTTGTCCTTTTGTCTCCCTTGTCGTCAACTTTTTATGAGTTTCCTTGCACGTGGAGAACCTAAAATAACTCTAGTAGTATAGAT
This genomic interval from Rhodamnia argentea isolate NSW1041297 chromosome 4, ASM2092103v1, whole genome shotgun sequence contains the following:
- the LOC115736071 gene encoding disease resistance protein L6-like isoform X4, whose amino-acid sequence is MANLEARTSSVGAPGGEYQVFLSFRGADTRYGFTDCLYHALVGAGIRVFRDEDELRVGEVIGGELLRAIDDSILYIPVFSQNYATSKWCLREIARIILPIFFDVEPDDVKLKTSLYKDSLLEHEKRFPEEVKARRKALVKVDEIKGWNLKKDEGQGQLIKWVVEEVLDKLKIKHKPVTERLVGLTGLVEDVMKLLDIDSGDVRLIKIHGMGGIGKTTLAKVIFNQLTPQFGKRCSFLEDIREESKKDGLVKLQEKLLSDIVHSRAIEKIPDTDYGMRRTGEILCNKRVLIVLDDIDRGEQIEKLLGKYSLHPGTRIIVTTRDRSVLPIKGFKYTVLPYPMEELNFNHALQLFERHAFGGLSPSDDQHVLARAIVSTTGGLPLALEVIGSLLYQKPKAIWSETLDKLREMPEKEVQRKLKISYDMLDDYQQQIFLDIACFFINEDKTNAIYMWTDCRFFPEGGIDVLISLSPIKILDNNKFWMHDQLRDLGREMVHKESLTDPGERSRLWISKDILEILRTKESKKKVQAFDLDGKASPNLITNEQLERFGSLRFLKLCNTTFVGDFSECLSKIVWFSWHSPPQSFWAVNMHSRNIVVLELSDNHFTDDSEVWSFFKMATKLKVLALKWCFGITRTPDFSKCLMLERLTLERCDNLTEIDCSIGRLKYLIDLNINGCLRLEELPKEIGGLEKLKRFSLTDCYRVSKLPDSKMRRLKWKGTFSDRFKTCLVSILECVCNRDFS
- the LOC115736071 gene encoding disease resistance protein L6-like isoform X5, with product MANLEARTSSVGAPGGEYQVFLSFRGADTRYGFTDCLYHALVGAGIRVFRDEDELRVGEVIGGELLRAIDDSILYIPVFSQNYATSKWCLREIARIILPIFFDVEPDDVKLKTSLYKDSLLEHEKRFPEEVKARRKALVKVDEIKGWNLKKDEGQGQLIKWVVEEVLDKLKIKHKPVTERLVGLTGLVEDVMKLLDIDSGDVRLIKIHGMGGIGKTTLAKVIFNQLTPQFGKRCSFLEDIREESKKDGLVKLQEKLLSDIVHSRAIEKIPDTDYGMRRTGEILCNKRVLIVLDDIDRGEQIEKLLGKYSLHPGTRIIVTTRDRSVLPIKGFKYTVLPYPMEELNFNHALQLFERHAFGGLSPSDDQHVLARAIVSTTGGLPLALEVIGSLLYQKPKAIWSETLDKLREMPEKEVQRKLKISYDMLDDYQQQIFLDIACFFINEDKTNAIYMWTDCRFFPEGGIDVLISLSPIKILDNNKFWMHDQLRDLGREMVHKESLTDPGERSRLWISKDILEILRTKESKKKVQAFDLDGKASPNLITNEQLERFGSLRFLKLCNTTFVGDFSECLSKIVWFSWHSPPQSFWAVNMHSRNIVVLELSDNHFTDDSEVWSFFKMATKLKVLALKWCFGITRTPDFSKCLMLERLTLERCDNLTEIDCSIGRLKYLIDLNINGCLRLEELPKEIGGLEKLKRFSLTDCYREEAKMEGDIF
- the LOC115736071 gene encoding disease resistance protein L6-like isoform X2, which encodes MANLEARTSSVGAPGGEYQVFLSFRGADTRYGFTDCLYHALVGAGIRVFRDEDELRVGEVIGGELLRAIDDSILYIPVFSQNYATSKWCLREIARILPIFFDVEPDDVKLKTSLYKDSLLEHEKRFPEEVKARRKALVKVDEIKGWNLKKDEGQGQLIKWVVEEVLDKLKIKHKPVTERLVGLTGLVEDVMKLLDIDSGDVRLIKIHGMGGIGKTTLAKVIFNQLTPQFGKRCSFLEDIREESKKDGLVKLQEKLLSDIVHSRAIEKIPDTDYGMRRTGEILCNKRVLIVLDDIDRGEQIEKLLGKYSLHPGTRIIVTTRDRSVLPIKGFKYTVLPYPMEELNFNHALQLFERHAFGGLSPSDDQHVLARAIVSTTGGLPLALEVIGSLLYQKPKAIWSETLDKLREMPEKEVQRKLKISYDMLDDYQQQIFLDIACFFINEDKTNAIYMWTDCRFFPEGGIDVLISLSPIKILDNNKFWMHDQLRDLGREMVHKESLTDPGERSRLWISKDILEILRTKESKKKVQAFDLDGKASPNLITNEQLERFGSLRFLKLCNTTFVGDFSECLSKIVWFSWHSPPQSFWAVNMHSRNIVVLELSDNHFTDDSEVWSFFKMATKLKVLALKWCFGITRTPDFSKCLMLERLTLERCDNLTEIDCSIGRLKYLIDLNINGCLRLEELPKEIGGLEKLKRFSLTDCYREEAKMEGDAKEPDTEVLLQFHPSASSRDHEISEEPPLDNVREGTPPGEENHTTEQDSSSLSPDELVPPRTFSDRFKTCLVSILECVCNRDFS
- the LOC115736071 gene encoding disease resistance protein L6-like isoform X3, translating into MANLEARTSSVGAPGGEYQVFLSFRGADTRYGFTDCLYHALVGAGIRVFRDEDELRVGEVIGGELLRAIDDSILYIPVFSQNYATSKWCLREIARIILPIFFDVEPDDVKLKTSLYKDSLLEHEKRFPEEVKARRKALVKVDEIKGWNLKKDEGQGQLIKWVVEEVLDKLKIKHKPVTERLVGLTGLVEDVMKLLDIDSGDVRLIKIHGMGGIGKTTLAKVIFNQLTPQFGKRCSFLEDIREESKKDGLVKLQEKLLSDIVHSRAIEKIPDTDYGMRRTGEILCNKRVLIVLDDIDRGEQIEKLLGKYSLHPGTRIIVTTRDRSVLPIKGFKYTVLPYPMEELNFNHALQLFERHAFGGLSPSDDQHVLARAIVSTTGGLPLALEVIGSLLYQKPKAIWSETLDKLREMPEKEVQRKLKISYDMLDDYQQQIFLDIACFFINEDKTNAIYMWTDCRFFPEGGIDVLISLSPIKILDNNKFWMHDQLRDLGREMVHKESLTDPGERSRLWISKDILEILRTKESKKKVQAFDLDGKASPNLITNEQLERFGSLRFLKLCNTTFVGDFSECLSKIVWFSWHSPPQSFWAVNMHSRNIVVLELSDNHFTDDSEVWSFFKMATKLKVLALKWCFGITRTPDFSKCLMLERLTLERCDNLTEIDCSIGRLKYLIDLNINGCLRLEELPKEIGGLEKLKRFSLTDCYRVSKLPDSKMRRLKWKGMPKSPTLRFCFSSIHLQVLGIMKLVKSLHLTMSEKGLHLERKITLRSKTQAL
- the LOC115736071 gene encoding disease resistance protein L6-like isoform X1, whose amino-acid sequence is MANLEARTSSVGAPGGEYQVFLSFRGADTRYGFTDCLYHALVGAGIRVFRDEDELRVGEVIGGELLRAIDDSILYIPVFSQNYATSKWCLREIARIILPIFFDVEPDDVKLKTSLYKDSLLEHEKRFPEEVKARRKALVKVDEIKGWNLKKDEGQGQLIKWVVEEVLDKLKIKHKPVTERLVGLTGLVEDVMKLLDIDSGDVRLIKIHGMGGIGKTTLAKVIFNQLTPQFGKRCSFLEDIREESKKDGLVKLQEKLLSDIVHSRAIEKIPDTDYGMRRTGEILCNKRVLIVLDDIDRGEQIEKLLGKYSLHPGTRIIVTTRDRSVLPIKGFKYTVLPYPMEELNFNHALQLFERHAFGGLSPSDDQHVLARAIVSTTGGLPLALEVIGSLLYQKPKAIWSETLDKLREMPEKEVQRKLKISYDMLDDYQQQIFLDIACFFINEDKTNAIYMWTDCRFFPEGGIDVLISLSPIKILDNNKFWMHDQLRDLGREMVHKESLTDPGERSRLWISKDILEILRTKESKKKVQAFDLDGKASPNLITNEQLERFGSLRFLKLCNTTFVGDFSECLSKIVWFSWHSPPQSFWAVNMHSRNIVVLELSDNHFTDDSEVWSFFKMATKLKVLALKWCFGITRTPDFSKCLMLERLTLERCDNLTEIDCSIGRLKYLIDLNINGCLRLEELPKEIGGLEKLKRFSLTDCYREEAKMEGDAKEPDTEVLLQFHPSASSRDHEISEEPPLDNVREGTPPGEENHTTEQDSSSLSPDELVPPRTFSDRFKTCLVSILECVCNRDFS
- the LOC115736071 gene encoding disease resistance protein L6-like isoform X6 produces the protein MANLEARTSSVGAPGGEYQVFLSFRGADTRYGFTDCLYHALVGAGIRVFRDEDELRVGEVIGGELLRAIDDSILYIPVFSQNYATSKWCLREIARIILPIFFDVEPDDVKLKTSLYKDSLLEHEKRFPEEVKARRKALVKVDEIKGWNLKKDEGQGQLIKWVVEEVLDKLKIKHKPVTERLVGLTGLVEDVMKLLDIDSGDVRLIKIHGMGGIGKTTLAKVIFNQLTPQFGKRCSFLEDIREESKKDGLVKLQEKLLSDIVHSRAIEKIPDTDYGMRRTGEILCNKRVLIVLDDIDRGEQIEKLLGKYSLHPGTRIIVTTRDRSVLPIKGFKYTVLPYPMEELNFNHALQLFERHAFGGLSPSDDQHVLARAIVSTTGGLPLALEVIGSLLYQKPKAIWSETLDKLREMPEKEVQRKLKISYDMLDDYQQQIFLDIACFFINEDKTNAIYMWTDCRFFPEGGIDVLISLSPIKILDNNKFWMHDQLRDLGREMVHKESLTDPGERSRLWISKDILEILRTKESKKKVQAFDLDGKASPNLITNEQLERFGSLRFLKLCNTTFVGDFSECLSKIVWFSWHSPPQSFWAVNMHSRNIVVLELSDNHFTDDSEVWSFFKMATKLKVLALKWCFGITRTPDFSKCLMLERLTLERCDNLTEIDCSIGRLKYLIDLNINGCLRLEELPKEIGGLEKLKRFSLTDCYRLKTAKAFEG